AGCAGAAAGGCGATGTCGACCAGCGACAGATCCGGCTCGCGCAGATAATCGCGCGCCAGGCCGTAGCGGGTCTGGTCCAGCACGGCCTGGAAGCTGGTGCCCGCGTCGGCCAGCTTGCGCTGCAAGGTGCGCGGCGTGACGGCCAGTGCGGCGGCAACGCTGGCCAGCCGGGCCGAGCCCTGGCGCAAGCCCGCGACGATGGCCGCGTGCACTTGCGCCTCGATGCCGGCGCCGCTTCCCGCTGCGGCCTGGCGCTGCGCCAGCAACTGTTCCGCATGCTGGCACAGCACGGGGTACAGGCTGACGTCGGCGTTCGGCACGGGCCAGTCCAGCAATTGCGCGTCGAAGGTGGCCGTGTTGGCGGCGGCGTTGAAGGCGGGCAGGCTGCCCAGCACGCGCACGTATTCGCCGCGGTGCGTGGCGTGGCGCAGCAGCTCGCCGCCGCCATCATGGGTGAATGCCAGTTTGGCCGGCGGCAGCGGCATGCCCGCCAGCCAGTCGCCGCTGACTTTGACGCCGGCAAAGACGCTGTCGACCAGGTGCCGGCTGGCGCCCGGGTAATTGCTGGCCCAGCGGTAGTGCGCGATGGCGCCGTCGCGCTGCAGCGTCGAGCGGCCCAGGTCGTGCGCCAGCCGTTCGTAGCGGGCCGTCTGTTCCAGCGCCTGGCCCACGTTCTTGCAACTGAGTAAAATCAAGCCGTAGGCGCTGTAGGTACCCATGCGTACGCGCTGGCCCACGTGCAGGCCGAAATGCGCGTCGCCCGCCAGCTTTGCGCCCGCATCGAGCAAGCGCACGTAGTCGCGCGCGGCCAGGCTGGTCGCGGACGCTTCCAGGCTGTGCGGCGGCACGCCTGCCGCTTGCGCCAGGGTGGCTGCCGCGATGCCGTGCGCGCCGGCCGCTTCGAGCAGCGGCAGCAGATAGGCGCCGGCGACACGGCCGTCAGTACTTGTCATGATGGAACAATGCGATTGTCATGAAAAACCAATACCCTTGGCCTGTGGCGGCATATTCTGTTGAGAAGGCAAGGACAGTATAGCAAGCCGCCGTGGCGCGCAACTGGCCAAACACAGGGGATGTCAATGCAACGCTGGAATGGCTGGGGAGATGACGGCATCACGTATGCGCTGAGCGGGGAGGCGCTGGCATTCCTGGGCGAGCGCCTGGGGCCGGGCAGCGCCATTGCCGATGCCACCTTCGATGACGCCTGCGCCCAGGTGCCCGCGTCGCGCCTGGCGCCGCATCCGCTGGTCGATACCTTGCCTGCCACGCGGGTGCGCCATGCGCTCGGTCAAAGCCTGCCCGACTGGTTCAAATTGCGCCACGGCCGCATCGGTGCCGTGCCCGATGGCGTGGCCTTTCCCGACAGCGCGCTGCAGGTGCGCCAGCTGCTCGACTACGCGCGCCAGGCTTGCGTGGCCGTGATACCGCACGGTGGCGGCACCAGCGTGGCCGGGCATTTGACGGTGGCGGCGGGGTCGCGTCCCGTGCTGGCGCTGAGCCTTCGGCGTTTGTCTGCGCTGGGCCACCTGGACCGCGAAGCGCAGCTGGCCACGTTTGGCGCGGGCGTGTATGGCCCCGACCTGGAAGCGCAGTTGCGCGCGCAGGGCTATACCCTGGGCCATTATCCGCAGTCGTTCGAATATTCCACCCTGGGCGGCTGGATCGCCACGCGCTCGTCGGGCCAGCAATCGCTGCGCTATGGCCGCATCGAGCAGCTGTTCGCGGGCGGCGAGGTGGAAACGCCGTCCGGCACCCTGACGATTCCCACGTTTCCCGCGTCGGCGGCCGGCATCGACCTGCGCGAAATGGTGCTCGGCTCCGAGGGGCGGCTGGGCATCCTGACGCAGGCCACGGTGCGCATCTCGCCGCTGCCGCCCTACGAAGCATTCCATGCCGTGTTTTTCGCCGACTGGGGCCAGGCACAGGGGGCGGTGCGGACGCTGGCCCAGTCGCGCCTGCCCCTGTGCATGCTGCGCCTGTCGAACGCGCTCGAAACGCAAACCATGCTGACCCTGGCCGGGCATAAAAAACTGGTGGGACTGCTGGAACGCTATTTGTCCCTGCGCGGCTGCGGTGAAGGCAAGTGCATGCTGATGCTGGGCGTCAGCGGAGAGGCCGGCCCCGCGCGCGCGGCCCTGCGCGGCGCGCTGGCGCTGGCGCGGCGGCACAAGGGCGTGCACGTGGGACGCCACATGGGCGATAAATGGAAGCAGGGGAGATTTCGCAACGTCTACCTGCGCAATGGCGCCTGGGAACACGGCTATGTCATCGACACGGTGGAAACGGCCGTCGACTGGCCCCGCGTGACGGCCATGATGGCGGCGCTGGAGCAGGCGGGCACCGATGCGCTGGCCGCGCACGGCGAGCGGGTGCACGTCTACACGCACCTGTCGCACGTGTATGCGCAGGGCGCCAGCGTCTACACCACCTATGTGTACCGGCTGGGGCCCACGTACGAGGACAACATGGCGCGCTGGCGTACCTTGAAACGCGCGGCCGGCGCCGCCATCGTCGCCAACGGCGGCACCATCAGCCACCAGCATGGCGTGGGCACGGACCACGCGCCGTGGCTGGTGGCCGAAAAGGGAGAACTGGGCATCGCCGCCATGCGCGCGCTGCTGCGCCAGTTCGACCCGCAGGGCATGATGAACCCGGGCAAACTGCTGCCTGACGCGGGAATCGGATTGTGAACAGGGCGGATTTGCCCGGCATCCTGGCGCGCGAGTGGGAGGTGCTGGTCGTCGGCGGCGGCATCACGGGCGCCGGCATCCTGCTCGAAGCGGCGCGGCGCGGCTTGACGGCCCTGCTGGTGGAGCAGCGCGATTTCGCCTGGGGCACGTCGAGCCGCTCCTCGAAGCTGGTGCATGGCGGCTTGCGCTACCTGAAACAGGGCCAGTTCGCGCTGACGCGCGAATCGGTGCATGAGCGGCAAGCTTTGCTGACGGATGCGGCGGGGCTGGTCGACCCGCAGGGCTTTGCCTTTGGCGACTACACGGGCAGGAAACCGGGGCGGCGCCAGTTCATGCTGGGCCTGGCCATCTATGACGTGATGGCGGGCCGGCGCGCGCGCCGCTATGTCGACGCGGCGGACTTTGCCATGCTGGCGCCGCACGTCCGGCGCGACGGCTTGCAGGGCGGTATGCTGTACCAGGACGCCAAGACGGACGACGCGCGCCTGGTGCTGCGCGTGCTGCAGGAAGCGCGCCGCCATGGCGGCGTGGCCGTCAATTACCTGGGCGTGGCGTCCTTGCTGCGTGACGGTGGCAAGGTCGCCGGCGCCACCTTGACCGATGCGCTCGATGGCAGGGCATTGACCGTGCGCGCGCGCCTCGTGATCAGCGCCACGGGCGCCTGGGCCGACGGCTTGCGCGGCCAGGTGGGAGAGCCGCCTAAACTGCGGCCCCTGCGCGGCAGCCATCTGCTGCTGCCTGCCTGGCGGCTGCCGCTGGCGCAAGCCGTCAGCCTGATGCACCCGCATGATGGCCGTCCCGTGTTTGCGTATCCGTGGGAGGGCGTGACCCTGGTGGGCACCACCGATGTCGACCACGGCGCCAGCCTGGACGAAGAACCGGCCATCACGCGCGGCGAACTTGCGTATCTGCTGGCCGCCTTGCAGTGGCAGTTCCCGCAGCTGGCGCTGGGTGAAGGCGACGTGCTGGCCACGTTTGCCGGCGTGCGTCCCGTCATCGGCAGCGGCCAGCTTGACCCGTCGAAGGAAGCGCGCGAACATGCGCTATGGCTGGAAAACGGCTTGCTGACGGTGGCCGGCGGCAAGCTGACGACGTTTCGCGTGATCGCCCTCGACGCATTGCGCCGCGCCGCGCCGCTGCTGCCTGGCTGGCAAGCGGATTTGCGCCCCTTGCCGATTTTCGACACGACGCCGCCCTTGTCGGGCAAGGCCCTGGTGCTCGATGCCGAGCAGCGCGAAAGGCTGCTGGGTCGCCATGGCGCGTGGGCGCAGGCGCTGTGCGATGCGGCGCACGATGGCGAACTGGCGCCGATTCCCGGCACGCAGACCCTGTGGGCGCAGCTGCGCTGGGGCGCGCGCATGGAGGACGTGCAGCACCTGGACGACTTGCTGCTGCGGCGCACGCGCCTCGGTTTGCAGCTGGCCGGCGGCGCGCTTGCTATCATGCCGCGCTTGCGCGCCATCTGCCAGCGTGAACTGGGCTGGGACGACGCGCGCTGGGAAGAAGAGCAGCAGCGTTACCTGGCCCTGTGGCGCCGCCATTACAGCGTGCCGCAAGGCGAATGAAGCACGATAAATATAAAAAGGAGAGCATCATCGAGACCACCCTGTTTGGCCAGCCCCTGGACCTGGGCGACGCGCGCATCACCTACGACAGCCTGTCCCCGCTGGACTTGCGCCAGAGCGTGGACGTCCTCGTCGACGACCTGGGCGAAGACCTGCTGCAAATCACGTGCGCGAATGGCGACATCGTCGACGTGGGCTGGTATCCGGCCTGGAACGAACAGGGACGCTTGCGCGTGGTGGCCGTGCGGGGGCAGGACTGGGAAGCGCCTGTCTTCAGCGCCCGGCCGGAAAAAGATCCGCAGGCGCTGCTGGCCGCGCTGCGCGCCGCGCTGGCCAGCCTGGCATAAGCCATGGCCTCCTTGGCGGGCGACGGCCCGTATATCCTTGCCATCGACAATGGCACGCAAAGCGTGCGTGCGCTGCTGTTCGACCGGGACGGCAATCTGGCGGCGAAGGCGCAAGTGTTCCTGGAAGCGTATTACTCCGACCACCCGGGCTGGGCCGAGCACGACGCCGACGGTTACTGGCAAGCCGTGTGCGCAGCGTGCCAGCAGCTGTGGCGCGGCACCGTCATTGAAAAATCGTCGGTCGCCGGCGTGGCCGTCACCACGCAGCGCGGCACGGTGGTCAACGTGGATGAAGAGGGACAAGCCCTGCGGCCCGCCATCACCTGGCTGGACCAGCGCAGCACGCGCGACATCCCCCAGCTGGCGCCGTGGTGGCGCGCGCTGTTTCGCGCCACGCGCCTCGATGGCACGATCGCGTATTTTCGCCGCGAAGCCGAGATCAACTGGATCAGCGCGCACCAGCCCGACATCTGGCGCCGCACGCACAAATTCCTGCTGCTGTCGGGCTTTTTGAACCACCGCCTCTGCGGGCGCCACATCGATTCGACGGGCTCGCAGGTGGCGTACATCCCGTTCGACTACAAGCGCCACGCCTGGGCCGGGCGCTTCGACTGGAAGTGGCAGGCGCTGGCGATCAAGCCGTCCATGCTGCCCGAGCTGGTGGCGCCGGGCACGCGCATGGGTGCCATCACGGCAGCGGCCGCCGCGGCGACGGGCATTTTGGAAGGCACGCCTTTGCTGGCGGCGGCCGCCGACAAGGCGTGCGAAGTGCTGGGCGCCGGCTGCGTCGAACCGCATGTGGCGTGCCTGAGCTACGGCACCACGGCCACCATCAACACGACCAACCGCAAGTACGTGGAAGTGACGCGCTTCATTCCGCCGTATCCGGCCGCCATGCCGGGCGCCTACAGCACGGAAGTGCAGATTTTTCGCGGCTACTGGATGGTCAACTGGTTCAAGGAGCAGTTCGGCGACCGCGAACGGGCGGCGGCCGCCGAAGATGGCACGGGCCTGTCTGCCGAAGCGCTGTTCGACCGTTTGGTCGAGGCCGTGCCGCCTGGCTCCATGGGCTTGATGCTGCAGCCGTACTGGAGTCCCGGCATCAAGGTGCCGGGGCCGGAAGCGAAGGGCGCCATGATCGGCTTTGGCGACGTGCACACGCGCGCGCACATCTACCGCGCCATCCTCGAAGGCCTCGCGTATGCGCTGCGCGAAGGCAAGGAGCGCATCGAGCGGCGTAGCGGCATGGCCATTACGGAGCTGCGCATCGCGGGCGGCGGCTCGCAAAGCGACGCGGCCATGCAGCTGACGGCCGACATCTTCGGCTTGCCGGCCGCGCGCGCCCACGTGTATGAGAGTTCGGGCCTGGGCGCGGCCATCGCCGCCAGCGTGGGCCTGGGCTGGCATGCGGACTTTCCCTCCGCCGTGCAGGCGATGACGCGCAAGGGCAAGGTATTCCATCCCCATCCCGAGCATCGCAAAATCTACGAGCAGCTGTACCGGCGCGTGTACCAGAAAATGTATGCGCGGCTGCAGCCGCTGTACCGCGAGATCGCCGACATTACCGGCTATCCGGAATAACTAGGCATTAAATCGTATTGCGAATCATTCGCATCCGATATATGATGTGTTCCGCATTTCACTAAGGCAATTTATCCCGGTGACTGCAGTGCGCCGCCGGCCATGCGCCGGCGGCGTATCCGCGCGGGCAGAGTTCCGCCGCAACGCTTCCTTCAACGCCGCCGCTTGATCGTGCACCGCCTGTCCTCTGCCCAGCATTTTCATTCCAGCAGCATCGAGCAGCAAGCAAACCCAGGCAAGGATAGCGATGAAGAGCAGCAGCAAACAAGGATGGACCCCGCTGGCCGCCGCACTGGCGCTGGCATTGGGCGGTGCGCACGGCCCTGCGTGGGCGGCAGCGAAGGCTGACAAGGCCGAGAAGGCCGACGCCGTGCAGATGCCCTCGATCAGCGTGTTTGGCGACGCCATCAGCGCCGGCACGGCCGGGCGTTCGTACATCAACAGCGCCGACATCGAGCGCCAGCAGGCCGACAATGTCGCTTCGCTGCTCGACACCTTGCCAGGCGTGGACCTGGCCGGCACGGCCCGTCCCAGCGGCCAGAGCCTCAATATCTGGGGTTTTAATAAAGTGCAGGATGTGAAAGTCATCCTCGACGGCGTGCCCAAGGGCTTCGAGAAATACCGCCAGGGCTCCATCTTCATCGAGCCGGAACTGATCAAGCAGATCGAGGTGAACAAGGGCGCGCATACGAGCTTGTATGGCAACGGCGGCTTCGGCGGCGTCATCACGGTCGAGACCAAGGATGCGCAAGACTTGCTGGAAGGCGGCGAGAGCGTGGGCGCCATGCTGAAGTATTCGCGCCATTCGAACAATGCGGAAAACGACGCCACCGTGGCCGTGTATGGCCGCACGCAAGACGGCCGCTTCGACGCGATGGCCTTTACCACGCAGCGCAAGTCCGATGATTTGCGCAAACCCGATGGCAAGCCATTCCGCTTTTCCGCCATCGACGCGCCATCGAGCCTGGCCAAGCTGAACATCCGGCTGACGCCGGAGCAGCTCTTGACCCTGACGGCGATGAAGAGCGGCAGTTCGGGCTGGGGCCCGTTCGCGGCCATGGGCGAAGACGTGCCCACGCCAACCGAGGCGGAAATCAAAAAATACGGGCTGGAAGAGGCGTGGCAGCGCAAGGCCGTGTACCGCGACCAGGACGACGACACGTATTCGGTGAAATGGCAGTACGCGCCGCAGAACAATCCATGGATCAAGCTGACGGCCAGCGCCGGCTATTCGCACACGGACCAGCATGACAAGCGCTTGCCATCGGCTTCGCTCGGTTCCTATCTGGGTTCGCTGGGCAACGAGAGCTGGGCTTCGTATGTGGACCGCATCGCCGAGGTGCGCAACGAGAGCGTGTTTAGCACGGGCGCCGTGTCGCACGTGCTGCAAACGGGCCTGCAGTGGCACAAGAACGTGCGCGATACCCTGATGTACTACCCGTCGTCGACGGCGCTGAAGGACCCCAGCTATAACTACGGCTACTTCCAGCCCTACTACATGCCGGCCGGGCGCCAGGAAACCACGGGCCTGTACCTGCAGGATGCGATGACGTATGGCGACCTGACGCTGACGGCGGCGCTGCGCCACGACAGGGTCGTCTCCGAGGGCGTGCCGAACAAGGCGTCGCGCTACAACAGCCCGCTGCCGGCCGCCGGCCACGATTTCAGCGAGAAAGTGCATGCAGACTGGTCGCCCCGCCTGGGCCTGTTCTGGAAGGCGTCCGCCAGCATGGCGCTGTTCGGCGACTTGAGCCGCACCTGGCGCGCGCCGACCATCGACGAGATGTATTCGAATGAATATTATGTGTCGCCGCGGCTCGGTTCATCGACGCCTGGCACCAGCCGCAACCTGGCCGTCGAGCGCGTGACGGCCGTGCGCGCGGGCGCCATGCTGCACCGCCAGAACGTCTTCATGGAGCGCGACGACGCGCAACTGCGCCTGACGGTCTACCGCAACCGCGTCAGCGACAATATCGGCCCGCGCCTGGGCATCCTGATCGAAGGCTATGTGCCGGGATCGGGCAAGGTGCCGCCGGCGCTGTCCGACTACCGCAACCTGGCAGGTTTCCACACGCAGGGCGTGGAGGTCGAATCCTATTACAACTCGCCGCGCCTGTTTGCCAGCGCTTCGCTGTCGAAGCAGCGCGGCACGCGCAGCGGTACCCAGCGCGACCCGTGGGGCCGGGACGAACCCGTATCGACGATTGCGCCGGACAAACTGATGGCGGGCCTGGGCTGGCGCATGCCCGACCTGGGCGCCAGCATGGGCTGGCAGGGCCGCTTCGTGGCGAAGCAGGAGCGCGTGCTGCCGGTGGGCAGCGTGTACCGCCTGCCGCCGTCGAAAGGCTATGCGCTGCATACCCTGTTCGCGTCGTGGAATGGCCGGCAAGGCGTGTGGCGCGGCACGGAAGTGCGGTTGACGGTTGATAATGTCTTTAACCGCAATTACATGCCGTATCTGAGCGAAGCGGTTACCGGCGTGGGGCGCAATGCGAAGCTGAGCGTGTCGCGTAAGTTTTGATTAATTTTAGGAACAGCGGGCCGGAGACGCGGGCCTGAGAAAATGCCGATGGCGGCGTTGCAGCTTCCTTGCCGTACTTGCGTACTGTCTGCGTCGCTGCGCCTTGCCCTCGACATTTTTCAGGTCCGCTTGGCCCGGGGTGCCTTTGTTTGTGACTTGGGCCTACTCCCGGTCCGTTGCATGTTCCGTTGAACTTCCAACTTCCAACTTCCAACTTCCAACGTCAACGTAGAACCAATGCCTTGACCGTTTTCCATGCCGTGCTGCCCGACTGCGTGGCGCAGACCTGGTTGCGGCCACCTTCCTTGGCCACGTACAGGGCGCGGTCGGCGGCGACGAACAGGGCTTCGCGGTCGTCCAGCTGGTGCGGGTGGATGGTCGCCACGCCGATGCTGACGGTGATCCACGGCGAGGTGGCGGAGCGCGGGTGCGGCAGTTGCAGTGCTTCGATGTGGGTGCGGATGGCTTCGGCCAGTTGCAGGGCGCCGTCGGCATCCGTGTCGGCGCACAGCATGACGAATTCCTCGCCGCCGTAGCGGGCTGCCAGGTCGCCCGGGCGGGCGGCATGCGAGGCGATCGCTTGCGCCACCTGCTGCAGGCAGCTGTCGCCGGCCGGATGGCCCAGGCTGTCGTTGTACAGCTTGAAATGGTCGACGTCGAGCACCACCAGCGACAGGGCGCCGCCGCCGCGCACGGCGCGCTGCCACTCCTTTTCCAGGAAGCTGTCGAAATGCCGGCGGTTGGCGATCTGCGTCAGCGGGTCGAGGTAGGCGGCGCGCTGCAGCGCGTCTTCCGACTGCTTGTGGTGCGTGATGTCGTGCAGCAGGCCGATATACAGGGGCTGGCGCAGATACATGGGCGTCAAGGTCAGGTCCATGCTCAGCGCCTCGCCATTGCGGTGGCGGATCGCCACTTCGCGCGTGCCGTGGTTGTGCGCCTTTTCCGGATTGGCCGCGTGCATGGCGAAGTAATCGAGATATTCCTGAGTCACCAGGGGGCTGAGCAGTTCAGCGATCGAGCGTCCGGCCAGTTCGTTTTCGCGGTAGCCCAGGTACTGGTCGCAGGCCGGGTTGGTGTACTGGATGCGCCCGTCCGCTTCGATGATCAGCAAGCCTTCGGCCATGTTGTTGACGATGGTGCGCAGGCGCTCGGCCTGCTCCTGCTGGGTTTCATTGCTGCTGCGGATGTGCAGCTGGGCGCGCACGCGCGCGCACACTTCGGCCATGCGCAGCGGTTTGCTGATGTAGTCGACGGCGCCGCAGTCGAAACCGGCCACCACGTCTTCCGTCTCCGTCCTGGCGCTCATGAAGATGACGGGAATGCCCTGCGTCAGCGGATGCTGCTTGAGGCGGCGGCAGGTTTCGATGCCATCCATGTCCGGCATCAGCACGTCGAGCAGGATCAGGTCCGGATGGACGCGCTGGGCAATCGCCAGCGCCCGCTCGCCGGACGTGGCGACATAGGTTTGATAACCCTGTTCGCTCATCAGCTTGCGCAGCAGCTCAAGGTTGGCCGGCGCATCGTCGACAATCAAAATGGCGGCGTTGCGCCGCTGGGAATGCTCCACACTGCCTGGATTCATTGCTTCCGGCCTTCTCGATGTACTCTGCGCTGCCAGCGATTACTGCATTTTCCGTGATGCTGACCGGGTTCATTTGGATACAGCAGTCAAATCATACCGCCTTGCCAATTTTTTGGGTGGAAAAATCAACGTTGCGCGAGATGGTAAAATGGTATCTTTATGCTATTTTTAAGAAAAAATACACGCAGTTGCTGTCGCGAAGGCGGTTTTTGGACGAAAAAGACGCGTGCCCCCGGCGCCGGGGGCAGCAGTGACACGCCCCGCAGCTGCGGGGCGTGAAAGGAACCATTACATTTTTGCGGCGATCAGTTTGCCCAGGATGGCGATGCCTTCGCGGATGCGTTCCGGCGGCACCGTCACGAACGACAGGCGCAGCGTGTGCGTGTCCGGCGTGTTCGCGTAGAACGGCGCACCCGGCACGAAGGCGACCTTGTTGGCGATGGCTTCATCGAGCAGTTTCATCGCGTCGATGTGCTTCGGCAGGGTGACCCAGATGAACATGCCGCCTTCCGGGCGGGTCCAGGTGACGCCGGCAGGGAAGTGCTCTTCCAGCGCCGACAGCATGGCCTGGCACTGGTTGCCGTACAGGTTGCGGATGCTGGGGATATGCCGGTCCAGGAAGCCATCCTTGATGACTTCATGCACGACCATCTGCGTCAGCTGCGAGGTGTGCAGGTCGGCCGCCTGCTTGGCCAGTTCCAGGCGGCGCACCAGCGGCGCCGGCGCCACCACGTAGCCGAGGCGGATGCCGGGCGTGAGCACTTTCGAGAACGAACCCATATAGATCACGCCATCGGGATTCATGTTGATCATCTTCGGATACGGCTCGCCGCTGTAGCTCAGGGCGCCGTACGGATCATCCTCGATCAGCGGCAGGCCGTGGCGGGCGCAGGTTTCCACCAGTTCCACGCGGCGCGCCACGGACAGGCTGCGGCCCGTCGGGTTCTGGAAGTTCGGCAGCGCGTACAACAGGCGCGCGCCATCGGCGACGGGGTCGATCGACGACGGCACCAGGCCTTCGTCATCGGTGTCGACGGAAACGAATTCGGGACGGTAGACGGAAAACGCCTGCAGGGCGCCCAGGTAGCTGGGGGTTTCTACCAGCACCTTGCTGCCTTCGTCGATCAGGACCTTGCCCAGCAAGTCCAGCGCCTGCTGCGAGCCGGACGTCATCAGTACCTGTTCCGGCATGATGGTGCTGCCATTGCCCGAGAGCGAATCGGCGATCCACTGGCGCAGCGGCAGGTAGCCGTCGGTGGGGCCGTATTGCAGGGCCACCTTGCCATTGTTCGACAGGACCTTGTCGAAGGCGGTCTTCATTTCTTCGACGGGGAAGGTGGCGGGCGAGGGCAGGCCGCCGGCAAACGAGATGATCTCGGGACGCTGCGTGATCTTCAGGATTTCGCGGATGAACGAGCTTTGCAGCTGTTCCGCGCGTTCGGCAAAGCGCCATTGGATCGGATTCGGATTTTCAATTTTCATACGAGTCTCACAGAAGATGCCGAGCTGCGCCGGCTGGATTTGTTGGCCCGCTTGTGGCGGTGCGTGCGCAAGCGGCGCCGGATAGGCGTCGCCATGGTGCTGCGGTATTGTACGGCTTGCACGCCGCTCTGCCCATCCGCACGCGCAAGGGCGTTGCAAATGGGCGTCAAGCCAGCCTTATTTCAGCTTGCGCCCGATGGCCACCACGGCGATCACGGCGCCGGCAAACAGCAGGCTTTCGCCCGTCAGTGGCTCGTGCAGCAGCACGGCCGCGCCCAGCAGGGTGAGGAAAGGCTGCAGCAACTGCGTCTGTCCCACGCGCGCCACGCCGCCCAGCGCCATGCCCCGGTACCAGAAAAAGAAGCCGATAAACATGGAAAACACGGAGATGTAGGCAAAGCCCAGCCAGGCCGCGCCGCTGGCCTGCGCCATCAGCGCGCGCTGCGGCCAGGCGTTCCACAGCACCACAGGCAGCACGAACGGCATGGCCAGCAGCAGCGCCCAGGAAATCACATGCTGGCCCGGCATCGCTTGCGCCAGGCGTCCGCCTTCCGCATAGCCGAGTGCCGCCAGCAGCACGGCGGCAAAGATCAGCCAGTCTGCCAGGTGGAAGCTGCCGCCGCCCTGGCGCAGGGCGAACGCCACCACCAGCGCCGTGCCGAGCAGGGCCATCAGCCAGAATCCCGGCGAGGGGCGTTCCTTGCCGCGCAGCACGGCAAATACAGCCGTGGCCAGCGGCAAAATGCCCACCAGCACGGCGCCGTGCGAGGCGGGCAGGCTGCGCATGGCGATCGACGTCAGCCACGGAAAGCCCAGCACGCAGCCCAGCGAGACGAGCGCCAGCGGCAGCCATTGCTCGCGCCGCGGCAGGGGCGCGCGCTGCTGCCACAGCCACAGGCCGGCCAGGCAGGCGGCCACCAGGGCGCGGCCCAGGGCGACAAAAGTGGGATCGAGTTCGGCCACGGCCAGGCGCGTGAAGGGCAGGGTCAGGCTGAAGAGGGCGACGGCGATCAAGCCTAGCAGCAACCCCTTGCGGTCATCGCTGAAGCGGGGCGGGTGGCTGGCAGAGGCGGCGGTGCGCGTGAGTGAAGACATGGGTTTCCTGGTGCGTGCGATAAGGGAAAGGCATGGATTTGTGTGATCCATACTGCTATCCTAGGCGTGAATAGCAGTACAGTACAAATACACTTTCACGCATAATTTCACATACTGTAATGGTCATATGAGCAATACACTCGCCTCTCCATCCCTGCCCTTGCTGTCGCGCGCCTCGGGCGAAACGCTGATCGACCAGATCGTGCGCTCGCTGGCGGCGCGCATCGACGACAAGCTGCTGCGCGGCGGCGCGCGCATGCCGTCGATCCGCCAGTGCGCGGCCAGCCTGGAAGTGTCGTGCGCCACGGTGGTGGCCAGCTACGACAAGCTGGTGGCGCGCGGCTACCTCGAATCGCGGCGCGGCGCGGGCTTTTTCGTGCGCGAGCGCTCGCCGCTGAACGCGCCGGCGCCGCCCGCCGGCGCGCAGGACGCGGTGGCGCAGCCGATGGACGTGGTGTGGCTGATCCGTAACATGTTTCGCCAGACGCCGGCCATCCCCGC
Above is a genomic segment from Janthinobacterium sp. 64 containing:
- a CDS encoding FAD-binding oxidoreductase encodes the protein MQRWNGWGDDGITYALSGEALAFLGERLGPGSAIADATFDDACAQVPASRLAPHPLVDTLPATRVRHALGQSLPDWFKLRHGRIGAVPDGVAFPDSALQVRQLLDYARQACVAVIPHGGGTSVAGHLTVAAGSRPVLALSLRRLSALGHLDREAQLATFGAGVYGPDLEAQLRAQGYTLGHYPQSFEYSTLGGWIATRSSGQQSLRYGRIEQLFAGGEVETPSGTLTIPTFPASAAGIDLREMVLGSEGRLGILTQATVRISPLPPYEAFHAVFFADWGQAQGAVRTLAQSRLPLCMLRLSNALETQTMLTLAGHKKLVGLLERYLSLRGCGEGKCMLMLGVSGEAGPARAALRGALALARRHKGVHVGRHMGDKWKQGRFRNVYLRNGAWEHGYVIDTVETAVDWPRVTAMMAALEQAGTDALAAHGERVHVYTHLSHVYAQGASVYTTYVYRLGPTYEDNMARWRTLKRAAGAAIVANGGTISHQHGVGTDHAPWLVAEKGELGIAAMRALLRQFDPQGMMNPGKLLPDAGIGL
- a CDS encoding AraC family transcriptional regulator, with product MTSTDGRVAGAYLLPLLEAAGAHGIAAATLAQAAGVPPHSLEASATSLAARDYVRLLDAGAKLAGDAHFGLHVGQRVRMGTYSAYGLILLSCKNVGQALEQTARYERLAHDLGRSTLQRDGAIAHYRWASNYPGASRHLVDSVFAGVKVSGDWLAGMPLPPAKLAFTHDGGGELLRHATHRGEYVRVLGSLPAFNAAANTATFDAQLLDWPVPNADVSLYPVLCQHAEQLLAQRQAAAGSGAGIEAQVHAAIVAGLRQGSARLASVAAALAVTPRTLQRKLADAGTSFQAVLDQTRYGLARDYLREPDLSLVDIAFLLGYQEQSAFNHAFRTWAGTNPGAWRLQQ
- a CDS encoding FGGY-family carbohydrate kinase, yielding MASLAGDGPYILAIDNGTQSVRALLFDRDGNLAAKAQVFLEAYYSDHPGWAEHDADGYWQAVCAACQQLWRGTVIEKSSVAGVAVTTQRGTVVNVDEEGQALRPAITWLDQRSTRDIPQLAPWWRALFRATRLDGTIAYFRREAEINWISAHQPDIWRRTHKFLLLSGFLNHRLCGRHIDSTGSQVAYIPFDYKRHAWAGRFDWKWQALAIKPSMLPELVAPGTRMGAITAAAAAATGILEGTPLLAAAADKACEVLGAGCVEPHVACLSYGTTATINTTNRKYVEVTRFIPPYPAAMPGAYSTEVQIFRGYWMVNWFKEQFGDRERAAAAEDGTGLSAEALFDRLVEAVPPGSMGLMLQPYWSPGIKVPGPEAKGAMIGFGDVHTRAHIYRAILEGLAYALREGKERIERRSGMAITELRIAGGGSQSDAAMQLTADIFGLPAARAHVYESSGLGAAIAASVGLGWHADFPSAVQAMTRKGKVFHPHPEHRKIYEQLYRRVYQKMYARLQPLYREIADITGYPE
- a CDS encoding glycerol-3-phosphate dehydrogenase/oxidase, with the translated sequence MNRADLPGILAREWEVLVVGGGITGAGILLEAARRGLTALLVEQRDFAWGTSSRSSKLVHGGLRYLKQGQFALTRESVHERQALLTDAAGLVDPQGFAFGDYTGRKPGRRQFMLGLAIYDVMAGRRARRYVDAADFAMLAPHVRRDGLQGGMLYQDAKTDDARLVLRVLQEARRHGGVAVNYLGVASLLRDGGKVAGATLTDALDGRALTVRARLVISATGAWADGLRGQVGEPPKLRPLRGSHLLLPAWRLPLAQAVSLMHPHDGRPVFAYPWEGVTLVGTTDVDHGASLDEEPAITRGELAYLLAALQWQFPQLALGEGDVLATFAGVRPVIGSGQLDPSKEAREHALWLENGLLTVAGGKLTTFRVIALDALRRAAPLLPGWQADLRPLPIFDTTPPLSGKALVLDAEQRERLLGRHGAWAQALCDAAHDGELAPIPGTQTLWAQLRWGARMEDVQHLDDLLLRRTRLGLQLAGGALAIMPRLRAICQRELGWDDARWEEEQQRYLALWRRHYSVPQGE